In Nycticebus coucang isolate mNycCou1 chromosome 5, mNycCou1.pri, whole genome shotgun sequence, the DNA window GACcatgatatttctatttttcttagacTACCTGTTGCTAAATCACTTACggtaaattttttcaaattacaaaaactttgtaatttttaaaagctacatTTATGAGTATGTAAAACCCCCAACATAGATTCTTTACATCCGTGCCACTCAATGTCATCAGCATTAGTATAACATgggaaattttaagaaatgcagGTTCTAGGGCCTCACCTCAGATCTATAGAATTAGACTTTGCATTTTAGGAAAGTGATCTGTAGATACATTATGGTTTGAGAAGCAATGCTTTGGTACTTAAATATTCTCCCCTAGCCTAAAGTTCTACAAATCATAATATCCACAAAGCTATTTTCTTAAGACTGCTGAGATTAAGAGccattattttactttgaaatcTGGATTCTGTATCCCTGCCAAAGCTTAAAACTACTAACAGATTCTGAGGattcttaaaagtattttattcaaataaatataaaccACTTTGTAAAGTGAAGACAATTAAGAACTGAAGTTAAAAAGGAACCATTTGATTCTAAGTGAATCGAATATTGCCAGAAGCAAGGAAACAATGAACTGTAAATACGAAGATGCTAGACTTAAAAAGAATTACTTCCTCATGCACTTGATCCCAAAAGACACCTGTTACTCAAAGGCATATTGTATTTTTCTCCTGGTATTTCAAAAAAACATAAACCCTCTTAACCTATACTATTTACTGGAAACATGTACTTCCACAGACTTCCTGGACATTCTCAAGTCTACAAAGCATAATTAGAGAGGGCACAACTACTTAACAAGGTATTTTAGGAAGCAGCTTCCGGGACTGTGCAGAGTGAAAATGCTAGTAATAGGTGTGTGCCGTATACAAAGCCTTTTCTTGCCAAGCACTATTAATTTAAACTTGCTTCTCATAGATCAATGCTAGTGAGTATGTGTCCTAACTAAAGTCCTAGGAATTTATAAAAAGGTAGCATCCTGGACTAACATTTCAAATTATTCAAAGCTTGTTTTTGGTCACTTCTCTTGGACTAACATTTTTGCACACATGATATGTGATGTGGAAGGTATAAATTAATATACTGAAGCACGCTTTAATAGAGCCTGCAGGTCTTAAGTTTAATTCTCTGATATTCAATCTACAGTTAGCCACCAAGAACTCACATAGCTTATTTCCTCCATGTTTATCTTTAACAAATGAGAACAAGTAAAACCTGTTATTCCTCGCTCCAAATGCCTCTACCATGTCTGCTTATTCAACTTGCTCCTGATTCTCTCTTGCATTCCCAGCTCCCAATTCTTTTGCTGTACTGCCCTATACCAGAATTAATCCCAACTAAGTGGCAGCACTTTAAAAGTCACCCTCATAGATGATGCAGATTTTTTCAACTGTCTAAAAATCTGATAGGTATACAAAATCAAAACTGGTACTTGGGGACCCCAAAATAAACATGCCATTGGGCTTAATGCTATAAAAAGTAACACATGGTTTGTCACAGCAATGGAATTTTATAGTAATACTCCTACACCTTTATGGTTATTAAATCCTCTAACTTTCTTTATGGTAAAACAGAAACAATTAGTCTTTGGAATTGCTAAATCAGCAAGTTTCAATCCTCACTTTCCTTACCAAACAGAAAAAGACTGGAAACTTAGGAGGGTCAAAGGAAAATGCACAGGATAATCTTTCAAGTGCTGCAGAGAGCTGACTAGTTATTACTACCACGAAAGGTTTTGTAAAATTTAAGGAAACTTACCTTTGGAAGATCCACTGTACTACAAAAAAGAACAGACTTTCTGGGGTCTGAAGGGATTCGTACTTGAAGATACTCCAGTCAGGAGAGGATCATGTTGAGCGTTCTGCAGACAGAACTGTTTCAGGTCTGCGGCTGCCTGGGAAACCTACACGTAACAGGAGGAAAGTACCAGGTGATGAGAAGATTTTCTCAGATCTTTGGAAATACTGTACTAGAAATAAACACTTCTCTTGCTTCAAAACAAAGATATACTAAAAACTAACATTCATATACTGAGCTCTTAAATATTGTTTGTAAATAGGACTGGTTTATGTTTCCTCTTATTAGAAGCATCCAATGATTCAGTACAATCATATTTATTTGCAACACATAGCACAAAGCCTAGCACACGGCATTAGAGGTTAAACAAAAAGCATTAATATTCCAGAAAATGATTACTTTGTCTTGAGAGCAGTATTAACTGGAAGAATCCTACTATGAATGAACGTTGTGTGAGATAACTATTAATAGCATATTatgtagaaaaacaaacactaatgTATTCAGCACATTCTTCAAATTTAACAGTCTCATGCTCCCCTGAATTTGAATTAAAACAGTGAAAGGCATGCATTCATTCACTTAaaacatttgtatatattttggtAAGGTGATGTAGGAGATAAATAACTGCAAAGCCACAGATGCTCCTTTAAGTTCTGTTTTAGGTGGCATTGAACACATATGTGAACATTGTTAAATCACATTTGGGGCAAATAGTTTCTTAAAAGCAGCCTACTCAGAAAAGCTGTTTAACTTTGCTGTCAGCCTTTTAGTCACAtgactaaagaaagaaatgacaccAAAAGCCGTCACTGTCTACAGTTTTACAAAACAGTTGATGGTATAGTAATACCAAACAATGAATTGGATGGCTCAGATGTAGAACATGAATGACTAAAGAAGCCCTGAATGCATCCAATACCTTCAGTCCTGAATTGGGGTTTCgggaaacaagaaaaataatcatttattttatgcTCAGTCTTAACTATCCCCAAGGAGGGTGAGAGCAGATGTCCAGTCCAACTGGTTATGTGGCttttgaaaggaaattaaaatactCTCTATACCAAACCCCCCTGCAGATTACTGCTGTACCCCAGACCTGAAAAAGTAATTCATTCTGAGATGAAATCTAAACCCATCCCAAATCTATTTGTGTTTGGCTTATACAACTGTCCCGGCCAACATAATGAGTTTCATAGGTTTACTAGCTGCTAAGAAAAAGAAGTACTTTTTAAATCATGGATACCAAGTACTTTTACAAATGCCTATTCCCACCTAGTCCCCTGCCCCCCAAAACAAGTGTAGCTGAAGTAGGGTAGTAGATAGTATTTTTCATAATGTTGaagtgtttgttttcatttacattaGCCAGCAGAAAACATGCAGTGAGGACGATGTACCTAATAATTTTCTGTCTGAAGTGTAAGTAGGGTCCAACCTAATTCCCTTTCATAACACTCCTCCCCCAACACCATTTTGTGCCAAATACACTATTAGGCACAGAATACACAACTAAGAACCCTTCTGTTacagagggaaaaagggaaaaagccACAGTGCTCTGCagtaaaaaaagaatgatttattACACAGTGATGGGGTGGCTGCAATAAGAGAAAATGCCTGAGGTGACACTGAAACTGAGATTTCAATGACAAGAGATTTAGCCAAATAACTACCAGTGAGAAACAGCATTCCATTCCAGGCAACGGGGAAAGTTGTGATAAAGACTCTAAAACTGGACTCAGCTGCTAGTTCCCAAGTAAGCACTTGGGGATTGAAACCCTGCAATCTTGGCATGATTTTTAGCGCCCTTTTTCACTATCACTAGTGTCCTGACCTACCTATGGGGGGGCAGTCTGTCAAGCACTTGTGGTAATTCCCAACTCCATTCAAATGTAACAATTAAAATATAGTAAGCATCCATTCTAGTTTGAAAATACAAtcagaagaagacaggcgcgcagccttcagacatatgaaaaaatgctcatcatctttaatcatcggagaaatgcaaatcaaaactactttgagataccatctaactccagtgagactagcctatatcacaaaatcccaagaccagagatgttggtgcggatgtggagaaaagggaacacttttgcactgctggtgggaatgcaaattaatacattccttttggaaagagatatggagaacacttagagatctaaaaatagatctgccattcaatcctgtaatccctctactgggggtatacccagaagaccaaaaatcacatcataacaaagatatttgtaccagaatgtttattgcagcccaattcctaattgctaagtcatggacgaagcccaagtgcccatcgatccacgaatggattaataaattgtggtatatgtacaccatggaatattatgcagccttaaagaaagatggagactttacctctttcatgtttacatggatggagctggaacatattcttcttagtgaagtatctcaagaatggaagaaaaagtacccaatgtactcagccctactatgaaactaatttagggttttcacatgaaagctataacccagttacaacctaagaatagggggaagagggagagggaggggagggaagagggaggtgggtagagggaaagggattggtgggattacaccagcggtgcatcttacaagggtatatgtgaaacttggtaaacggtctgtgaagctagtgaatgatgccccatgaatatatcaatgtacacagctatgatttaataaaaaaaaaaaaaagaaagaaaataccatcaATAAGTACCTAGCACTGAGTCATAGATAAAATACATGCACATTAGGAAATGGAACTTAACCACATTTAgcaacatgttaaaaaaaaaattcatttaaaattccaACGTGAGATGCCCTCCCCTCCTTGCTACATTATGCAGACATGGAGAACACCAAATCATTTGTGGTGGCTTTAATGATTCAGACCAGAAACCTACCGAAGAATTAGGTGTACAGGCAGGATCTAGTTGGGGAGCGCAGTGGCTAGGATTTTCAAAGTAAATCTATGGGAGTACTTTAGTTTGAAGACTTCACCTCATTTTCCTTGAAGACACAATTACcactttctttttgtgtgtgtgtggtgggggggagtgctggggagagctttctttttccatttttctttctttcctggccCACTCAATGATAAAGCACCCCTGAATAACAGTAAAATAGTTGATGATTTCAAATTTCAGAGCTAAATCTGGCCAAGAATGACCATAAGCCACTGGCATGAGGTGAGAATTGGGAGATGAGAAAAAGAATTCCCAACAGCAGTAGCGACTACAGCCTTTAAAGGACAGGAAGTGAGGGGGGCTCCCACATCAAAACCGGTAGGAATTTCCCTTCCCTCCTGAGGTGGCAAATGAGTAAGCCAGGTCCCTGCCATTTCTAGTTAAAGGAAGCTATGAGAGGCCCTCTCGCCACAAAACATTTTGGCTAGCCTGATTAGTACAAACTTAAATCATCTTGGAAACTGGCTGCTTCTAGCACAGTTcatattttctctgtttcctttttaattatgaGAAGTGTGACACAGGTAACCTGACCTGTTCCTTCCTGGAGGAAGCCAATctatttaggattttaaaaatcagtaaatactTAAAATAGCAACTGAATGTCATGATGTCCTACCAAAATGTATTTTCCCCAAAACAAATACCCCAAGACAAGGCCAGTGCTAACCAAACgccaaaataaataagattaataaaacagGCCCACCCTAATCACTTTCTCGGGCAGGCCGACCAGTAGACAGCCCCAAGGTCAAATCTGAGCAAACAGCGCTGACCAGGGATGAAATGTACCCTTCGTTCGAGATTGTACCAGGCACCGATGGTAACCTCAGATTCAAGTATGTTTCTTTAATCTGTAGTTTAAGTTATTTAAATGCTTCTTTAATCCATAGTTTAAGTTATTCAAGAACTCAAGTACGTGGACGAGACATGCTGGAAGTAAAGAACCGACTACGAAAGGGCATAGGTTtgggaaagaaatgaaacaaaaagactTAAGTTTGCTAAGTCAGAAAATACCCCGTCCGGCGACGACAGAAGGGAGGTTGGCAGGCAGGGAAGGGCGCGGACCGCGCGCGGAGCAGCAGCTGTTGGCGCCGCCAGCGGGGGAGTCACCgccgagggagggagggagggcggcCGACCGGAATGCGGGCCGCCTTGGAGTCCTGGGGCGGAAGGGCGAACTAATCGGCCCCCCAAACCACAGTGCCGGCCGCGCAGCGTCCTCTCCAGGCGTGGCAGGTCCCGATCGTCGCGCCGAACGCCCGTGTCCACCGGGGGAAGCGAGGGCCGCCGCGCGTCCCACCCGCCGCAGCCAGCGCGGCCGCCGGATCCCACCCGCTGCGACCGCCCTGCCCTCCCCCAGGCCGCCCGCCCCCGCTCACTTTAACGCGGTTGAGCCCGGCTTCCAGCCTGAGCTGCTGAACCACTTTCTTCATTGCGGCGACGCTGGAGGAACCAGACATGGCGCACGCGAGAGCCAGGCGGGACGGCGGGGCGGTGGGCAGCGGGGCTGAGTGCCAGACGGCTGGGCGGCGCGCGGGGGGCGGGTCTCCGAACTTTGTCTCTTAAGTTTCCGGTTCTGGGCCCCGCGCCGCCACTCCCGGCGCGCATGCGCGCCCTGCCCGGCCCGGGGCTCCGGCGGCTCTCCCGGGAGGGGGCGCGAgcggggaaggagagggagaggagtggaAGGGCGGAGCGGCCGGTGGGCGCGGCGGCTGCGGGAGGCCAGAGCCGCCCTGCGCCCTCCTTCTCCTGCACGCTCGGGAGAGGTAAGGAAAGATCTAGACGTTAGCCGCCACGACCCGAGAGGGGGCTCGGAAGAGAACCCGTGAGGGAAGTCACATGCTTGAGGGGGGTTCTGAAGGGCCTGGTGGCGGGGTGACCAGGAGGTCCCGGTTTTCCTCGCGGAGTCTGCGGCAGTGGTTGAGCAAGGGGAAGGGGCGAGCCCAGCCCCGGCGTGGAGCTAGTTGTGCCCGGCTGAGTCACCGCACCCCACGCACAAGCGAGTCTCCACCGGACCCGAGTTGGTCCGACCGCACCTTCGGGCCGCTGTCCCGGCCGGACCCCGAGGCGGGCAGGGGCCGCGGGGTGGCGGTAACCGACGGTGGGCCGGGCGCAGGCGCCGACTGGCTGGGCAGGATCTTGTCCAAGTGGACCTCTGTCGCCTCCCCCCTGCGGTCGGTTTTCCGGGAAAGGCTGTGAAGAAGCAAAGCAGCTGGCTGAAGATACACCTGTCCCCTCTGTTACCCATTTTCTTTAGAGAATGAACGCttattgtgctttttaaaataaagctttgTGTTGCAGAAAAGTTTGCTCTTTTGTGTTTCAGTGTAATTTTTTACCTCCTGCTTGAAATTGATCTCCGGCGAGACAGTAGATTCTAATTCTAACCAAGCAAGACAAGCTCAGACTGTGCGTGTCACCCATGGGAATGTGTGTTATGTCACAGCACTTAACGTAAATGTTTCCTGTTTATTTGGGGGTAGCCTGTCTCCAAATACACTGATAGTTATGTAAACATAGATGATTTACTCATTAGTGTATTTAAACTGTTTTACATTGTGAGAAAATCATGTAGAATTGGCTCTGGGTCAAAAAGTCCTAACTTTACAGTTTATATCAGTTCACAAAAATGTACTGTGTAAGTTTAGCATTTGCTGAATGTATACAATAGATGTAATGACTGGAGTTAGAAACCAGGTTTGAATTCTGGCTGTTACCTGGGGCAAACCACTTGAAGGTCACTAagcctttgtttcctcatttccaaatgaaataataaagcaCACTTCCCAGAGTTGTTTTTTGAGAatgatataaaaatgatatatgtaaaaaatatgaaagaaatttcgCTAAATACTGCTTTGCTCTTTTCCCCAgcagtattttaaattatttcacctTTGGTGCCTTCTTGAAATATAGTGCTAAAATCTCATTCATACTCTACAGATCTGTTAGATTAAACATAAGTATCTTTACTCGGAGAATGTTCTATTTAACTTAACGGTAGTTGTAAAATGTACCCTTAAGCCGTAAGGTCAGAATTGTGGAGGGATTTCAGGGAATGTGTGGTCcaatcctttctcttttttctttttaatgaaatgagCAGGAACAATCCTTTCTTCTGTGAGAAAGAATGTTGAGAAATAAGCAAAACCCATATTGTGTTTTAGGCCTAaacagtctcagaaaaaaaaatttttttttttattaaccacTGCTTTGGGAACCCCAAACTAGATTGCTATCTCAAATGCCAGGTACTGTTTTTTTGTAGTGTGTTTAATTAAAGATTCTTTTTAGgataggaaagaaggaaggaaaaaaaaacatttgcgTTCACTTTAAGTTCAGTTGCATCTGAAATGATTAGCagtaaatataatttatgaaCTGTCAGTATCTCCTGAACAAAAACTTTATTTCAGAGATGTTCTTCAACCTCCCACAATGATGTAAAACATTGTAAAGACCTTACCAATCATATCTGTATAATATGTAGGTGTGTATGGTAGatgttaacattttaatgtttaaaacctGTTAATAAAAACAGTTGGGCACCAAGAGGAGCTTTATAACAATAAATAGCAAGAAAACACAACCAAGAAAGTGGTCGTTTTATGTCAGCAGAACATTGTTATTTTAAGTTTACCTGGAATCTTTACCTTATTCAATTGAGTAGTACCCTAAGTACTTCACTAAGTTTGT includes these proteins:
- the GNG5 gene encoding guanine nucleotide-binding protein G(I)/G(S)/G(O) subunit gamma-5 codes for the protein MSGSSSVAAMKKVVQQLRLEAGLNRVKVSQAAADLKQFCLQNAQHDPLLTGVSSSTNPFRPQKVCSFL